Below is a window of Desulfurococcus amylolyticus Z-533 DNA.
GCTTGAGCAGCCCTCTGCGGTCTGCCTTCAGCCCGCTAGCAACATCACTTAAGACGTCGACCACCCTATACCCCTTCGCAGAGCAGTACTGCGTAAGGTACTGTACCTGCCTTTCTAGGTCGCTCTTCTGGTCGCTGGAGCTCACCCGGGCATATACTACTGCCCTTACTTCTCTGGCTTCCGGCCTCCCTCCAAGGATGCGCTCTACCTCAGAGTACGGTACTCTCATCCTGCCACTAGGCGTTCGCACGACATTCACTCTGCCTTCAGAGACCCACCGCTTAAAAGTCCTGTAGCTAATCCCAACAATCTCGCAGAACTCCCTAGGCTTCAGCAACCTCTCCAACATTCGACCTCAACTGTCTATAAAATTTCCTCAATGACCTTAATAAACGTTTCTGCCCTCTTATAGGGTTTTCCAATATATCTTGGTGCCTGGATTCACCTTCCTTATATGTGATACCTTGTTTAATGACATCTTGAATCCGCAGGATTTATGAACTTT
It encodes the following:
- a CDS encoding IS607 family transposase; this encodes MLERLLKPREFCEIVGISYRTFKRWVSEGRVNVVRTPSGRMRVPYSEVERILGGRPEAREVRAVVYARVSSSDQKSDLERQVQYLTQYCSAKGYRVVDVLSDVASGLKADRRGLLKLFNYVVSRQVDVVVVTYRDRLTRFGFEYLEYFFRQYGVRIEVIYGDEPKDAHRELVEDLLSIVTSFAGKLYGMRSHRKKRLVEGFKKLVEEVEKGAGESS